In a single window of the Aminomonas paucivorans DSM 12260 genome:
- a CDS encoding elongation factor G — MSGPTLRNLGILAHVDAGKTTLTERLLHASGALRIPGSVDAGTACTDDLEVERRRGISVRASLASFEWRGHRFNLVDTPGHGDFAGEVERTLSVLDGAVLVVSAAEGVQAQTEVLWEALAALGLPTLFFLNKVDRVGADLPGVLGQIRRLLTPRAVPLQTLAGAGTDRLLLRDLSDPGDPEAAAGLFEALADLDEDLMEAYLEGRTLPPEELLRRAEPHARKGRLFPLLFGAALDGLGVELLLDGLVRFLPPAGGDPEAPTSARAFKVVHDPALGRGVYVRVHRGTLRTRDALPLPGREEPGKVTRIRRAGAGRWEDVSSLEAGDLGLVFGLGEARAGDALGDPEGLPCGVPLAEPLFSVRAVPPTPEDAPRLLAALRVLSDEDPHLGLVLDRERQEMHLRILGPLQVEILTALLSDRFGLAATFEKPATLYKETLQEAAEGYVEYTLPKPCWAVLRFLVEPGERGSGVVYRSRVSTDDVKLKYQREVERTLPAALEQGLLGWEVTDLRITLLEGEDHEVHSRPTDFAIATPMGIFDALQKGGTRLLEPVLRFALAAPEEAAGAVLGDLLRMRGTFDAPRVEEGVFRVEGTLPAEPCGDYAVRLGSLTGGRGRFSTRFAGYRDCPEEIRAEAPRRSVSPLDRARYILAARGALG; from the coding sequence TTGAGCGGACCCACCCTGCGGAACCTCGGCATCCTGGCCCACGTGGACGCGGGCAAGACCACCCTGACGGAACGACTGCTCCACGCCTCCGGGGCCCTTCGGATCCCCGGCAGCGTGGACGCGGGCACCGCCTGCACCGACGACCTGGAGGTGGAGCGCCGTCGGGGCATCTCCGTGCGCGCCTCCCTGGCCTCCTTCGAATGGAGGGGGCATCGGTTCAACCTGGTGGATACCCCCGGGCACGGGGACTTCGCCGGGGAGGTGGAGCGCACCCTCTCCGTCCTGGACGGGGCGGTGCTGGTGGTTTCGGCGGCGGAAGGGGTGCAGGCCCAGACGGAGGTGCTCTGGGAGGCCCTCGCGGCCCTGGGGCTGCCCACCCTCTTCTTCCTGAACAAGGTGGATCGGGTGGGAGCGGACCTCCCCGGCGTCCTGGGACAGATCCGCCGCCTCCTCACCCCCCGCGCCGTGCCCCTGCAGACCCTGGCAGGAGCGGGAACGGACCGCCTCCTCCTGCGGGACCTCTCGGACCCAGGGGACCCGGAAGCGGCGGCGGGGCTTTTCGAGGCCCTGGCGGATCTGGACGAGGACCTGATGGAAGCCTACCTGGAGGGCAGGACCCTCCCGCCGGAGGAACTGCTGCGCCGGGCGGAGCCCCACGCCCGAAAGGGGCGCCTGTTCCCCCTCCTGTTCGGCGCCGCCCTGGACGGTCTGGGGGTGGAGCTCCTGCTGGACGGGCTCGTGCGGTTCCTTCCCCCCGCGGGGGGAGATCCGGAGGCCCCCACAAGCGCCCGGGCCTTCAAGGTGGTCCACGACCCCGCCCTGGGACGGGGAGTCTACGTGCGGGTCCACCGGGGAACCCTGCGCACCCGGGACGCCCTGCCCCTTCCCGGCCGGGAGGAGCCCGGCAAGGTCACCCGGATCCGGCGGGCCGGTGCAGGACGGTGGGAGGACGTGTCCTCCCTGGAGGCGGGGGATCTGGGGCTGGTCTTCGGCCTGGGAGAGGCCAGGGCCGGAGACGCCCTGGGAGACCCGGAAGGCCTTCCGTGTGGGGTGCCCCTGGCGGAGCCCCTGTTCTCCGTCCGGGCCGTCCCCCCGACCCCCGAGGACGCCCCGAGACTCCTTGCGGCCCTTCGGGTGCTCTCCGACGAGGACCCCCACCTGGGGCTGGTGCTGGACCGGGAAAGGCAGGAGATGCACCTGCGCATCCTGGGCCCCCTGCAGGTGGAGATCCTGACCGCCCTCCTGTCGGACCGGTTCGGTCTGGCCGCGACCTTCGAGAAACCCGCCACCCTCTACAAGGAAACCCTGCAGGAAGCCGCGGAAGGATACGTGGAATACACCCTTCCCAAGCCCTGCTGGGCGGTGCTGCGCTTCCTGGTGGAACCGGGGGAACGGGGCTCCGGGGTGGTCTACCGTTCCCGGGTAAGCACCGACGACGTGAAGCTCAAGTACCAGAGGGAGGTGGAGCGCACCCTCCCCGCAGCCCTGGAGCAGGGGCTCCTGGGCTGGGAGGTGACGGACCTGCGGATCACCCTGCTGGAAGGGGAGGACCACGAGGTCCACTCCCGCCCCACGGATTTCGCCATCGCCACCCCCATGGGGATCTTCGACGCCCTCCAGAAAGGGGGCACCAGGCTGCTGGAGCCGGTGCTTCGCTTTGCCCTGGCCGCCCCGGAGGAGGCGGCAGGGGCGGTGCTGGGAGACCTGCTGCGCATGCGGGGGACCTTCGACGCCCCGCGGGTGGAGGAGGGGGTCTTCCGGGTGGAGGGAACCCTTCCGGCGGAACCCTGCGGGGACTACGCCGTCCGCCTGGGCTCCCTCACGGGAGGGCGGGGGCGCTTCTCCACCCGCTTCGCGGGCTACCGGGACTGCCCGGAGGAGATCCGGGCGGAGGCCCCCCGCCGCAGCGTGAGCCCCCTGGACCGGGCCCGGTACATCCTGGCCGCTCGGGGGGCCCTGGGCTGA
- a CDS encoding phosphoribosylanthranilate isomerase codes for MTRVKVCGLTRREDALLAAELGADALGFLLAPSPRRVSLGTVEALVRDLPPRALRVGVVVDPTPEEREEIRASGLFDVLQFHGREAPEDLSVPGLRAWKALAVRGPADLDRLEAYGNADAFVLDGGTPGRGGTGIPFDWSLLRGRPSPRPFLLAGGLGPENLRVALERVRPWGVDLNSGVESAPGIKDGEKLRRAFAAVRDFDARQDEMRREQTERRERGEAS; via the coding sequence GTGACCCGGGTGAAGGTCTGCGGCCTCACCCGGCGGGAGGACGCCCTCCTGGCGGCGGAGCTGGGGGCGGACGCCCTGGGGTTCCTCCTGGCCCCCAGCCCCCGTCGGGTGAGCCTGGGGACCGTCGAGGCCCTGGTGCGGGACCTCCCTCCCCGGGCGCTGCGGGTGGGGGTGGTGGTAGACCCCACCCCGGAGGAACGGGAGGAGATCCGCGCCTCCGGACTCTTCGACGTCCTCCAGTTCCACGGCCGGGAGGCCCCGGAGGACCTGTCGGTGCCGGGGCTGCGGGCCTGGAAGGCCCTGGCGGTGCGGGGACCGGCGGACCTGGATCGCCTGGAGGCCTACGGAAACGCGGACGCCTTCGTCCTGGACGGGGGCACCCCCGGACGGGGGGGGACGGGGATCCCCTTCGACTGGTCCCTGCTGCGGGGACGCCCCTCCCCTCGCCCCTTCCTCCTGGCGGGAGGGCTGGGACCGGAGAACCTGAGGGTCGCCCTGGAGAGGGTGCGTCCCTGGGGGGTGGACCTGAACAGCGGGGTGGAATCCGCCCCGGGGATCAAGGACGGGGAGAAGCTGCGCCGAGCCTTCGCGGCGGTGCGGGACTTCGACGCGAGGCAGGACGAGATGAGACGAGAACAGACAGAACGACGAGAAAGAGGTGAGGCATCGTGA
- the trpA gene encoding tryptophan synthase subunit alpha — protein MSPLKGIFERRKALIFYLMAGDPDAETTVALARTLEEAGADALELGMPFSEPQADGPVIQAAAGRALKGGATLGKTLETAARVREATALPLLLMGYLNPLLAYGTERFAREAAESGVSGVLLPDLPFDEGEEVHGALKAQGVPTLPMAAPNTPEARLAALGRTEPAFVYCVSLLGTTGSPLSGGNLETYLDRVGRLVPAPRALGFGIRDAQGAAQGARLAEGVVVGSALVERIARHSGNDRALHREVRAFAASLREALDRGN, from the coding sequence ATGAGCCCCCTGAAGGGGATCTTCGAGCGGCGCAAGGCCCTGATCTTCTACCTCATGGCGGGGGACCCGGACGCGGAAACCACCGTGGCCCTGGCCCGAACCCTGGAGGAGGCGGGGGCGGACGCCCTGGAACTGGGGATGCCCTTCTCGGAGCCCCAGGCGGACGGCCCGGTGATCCAGGCCGCAGCGGGCCGGGCCCTGAAGGGAGGGGCCACCCTGGGCAAGACCCTGGAGACGGCGGCTCGGGTCCGGGAGGCCACCGCCCTCCCCCTGCTCCTCATGGGCTACCTCAACCCCCTGCTGGCCTACGGGACGGAGCGCTTCGCCCGGGAAGCGGCGGAATCGGGGGTCTCGGGGGTGCTCCTTCCGGACCTGCCCTTCGATGAGGGGGAGGAGGTCCACGGAGCCCTGAAGGCCCAGGGAGTCCCCACGCTCCCCATGGCCGCCCCCAACACCCCGGAGGCGCGCCTCGCCGCCCTGGGACGGACGGAGCCGGCGTTCGTGTACTGCGTCTCCCTCCTGGGCACCACGGGAAGCCCCTTATCCGGGGGAAACCTGGAGACCTACCTGGACCGAGTGGGACGCCTCGTCCCCGCCCCCCGGGCCCTGGGCTTCGGCATCCGGGACGCCCAGGGGGCGGCGCAGGGAGCCCGCCTCGCCGAGGGGGTGGTGGTGGGCAGCGCCCTGGTGGAGCGGATCGCCCGGCACTCCGGGAACGATCGGGCCCTGCACCGGGAGGTGCGGGCCTTCGCCGCCTCCCTGCGAGAGGCCCTGGACCGGGGGAACTGA
- a CDS encoding type 1 glutamine amidotransferase family protein, whose product METREVILFVFDGLSDWEIGYVTPGIQVPDFQKRPGAWRVRVVSAGGRPVTTMGGLRVLPEGSLEETDPAEAGMLVLPGGMAWERGGNGEALDLAARFLEAGVPVAGICGATYGLARAGLLDRRRHTSNAREYLAATGYRGGDLYEEAPAVTDGDVITAPGVSPVDFALHIFRRLDLFTPPVAEAWFGLFKTGRPEFFAALGSALEKGAPSGAER is encoded by the coding sequence GTGGAGACCCGAGAGGTGATTCTGTTCGTTTTCGACGGGCTTTCGGACTGGGAGATCGGTTACGTCACCCCGGGGATCCAGGTGCCGGATTTCCAGAAACGTCCCGGGGCCTGGCGGGTCCGGGTCGTGTCGGCGGGGGGGCGTCCCGTGACCACCATGGGAGGGTTGCGGGTCCTGCCGGAGGGATCCCTGGAGGAGACGGACCCCGCTGAGGCGGGAATGCTGGTCCTCCCCGGGGGCATGGCCTGGGAACGGGGAGGCAACGGGGAAGCCCTGGACCTGGCCGCCCGGTTCCTGGAGGCGGGAGTCCCGGTGGCGGGGATCTGCGGGGCCACCTACGGGCTGGCTCGGGCGGGGCTGCTGGACCGGAGGCGGCATACCAGCAACGCCCGGGAATACCTGGCCGCCACGGGCTACCGGGGCGGGGACCTCTACGAGGAGGCCCCCGCGGTGACCGACGGGGACGTGATCACCGCCCCCGGAGTTTCACCGGTGGACTTCGCTCTGCACATCTTCCGGCGGCTGGACCTGTTCACCCCGCCGGTGGCGGAGGCCTGGTTCGGCCTCTTCAAGACCGGGCGCCCGGAGTTCTTTGCCGCCCTTGGCAGTGCGCTGGAAAAGGGGGCCCCGAGCGGGGCGGAACGCTGA
- the ftsH gene encoding ATP-dependent zinc metalloprotease FtsH codes for MSQFFRRWGVALMGGGLLLVLLILASSVPPTVFPGKTASTGPATPRTAASGATGTAPRKGSPTSETGLLAFDHALKQGRVRSAVLNLETRQLVWVESSGATRRTGVVDPAKTSQQLVARGVEVQVVAPSGFRTRDLLLGLAFLAPLLFLPLVLRASRRRSGGAQEGRWGIAEARELPETRFADVAGCDEAKQDLAETVSYLKDPDTFLAWGVRPPKGVLLFGPPGTGKTLLARAVAGEAGVPFFRAAGSDFVEMYVGVGASRVREIFQRARRHAPCMVFIDEIDAIGRARGASATGGNEERESTLNQLLVEMDGFSPSAGIVVMAATNRPDVLDPALTRPGRFDRRVMVDRPDAAGREAILGLHLRNKRTAPDLDLAELATFTTGFTGADLENACNEAALVAMRRGREHIGREEFSEAVERVVAGPERKSRRLSPQEKRVVAYHEVGHALVARLLPGGDPVKKVSIVPRGMGALGYTLQTPREDRFLSSRGELLNRICVLLGGRAAEDLFCGDVTTGAQNDLKRANGIARRMVTEFGMGEKLGLLTLAGADEGPLRFDQPGPGSAGPVAQLADSEVRDIVETCYGRVTELLSRHREAVERLTGELLNREVILGEDVDRVLAVEG; via the coding sequence ATGTCACAGTTCTTCCGGCGGTGGGGCGTGGCGCTGATGGGAGGTGGGCTCCTCCTGGTCCTTCTGATCCTGGCGTCGAGCGTGCCCCCCACGGTGTTCCCGGGAAAGACAGCTTCGACCGGTCCCGCGACCCCGCGGACCGCAGCTTCGGGTGCAACAGGGACGGCCCCCCGAAAGGGCTCGCCGACCTCGGAGACGGGACTGCTGGCCTTCGACCACGCCCTGAAGCAGGGACGGGTCCGCAGCGCGGTCCTGAACCTGGAGACGAGGCAGCTCGTCTGGGTCGAGTCCTCCGGAGCGACCCGCCGGACGGGGGTGGTGGACCCCGCGAAGACGTCCCAGCAGCTGGTGGCCCGGGGGGTGGAGGTGCAGGTGGTGGCGCCTTCGGGCTTCCGTACCCGGGATCTGCTCCTGGGGCTCGCCTTCCTGGCTCCCCTGCTGTTCCTGCCTCTGGTCCTGCGGGCGAGCCGTCGGCGGTCCGGGGGGGCGCAGGAGGGGCGCTGGGGCATCGCCGAGGCCCGGGAGCTTCCGGAGACCCGGTTCGCTGACGTGGCGGGGTGTGACGAGGCCAAGCAGGACCTGGCGGAAACGGTCTCCTACCTGAAGGACCCGGACACGTTCCTGGCCTGGGGGGTGCGCCCTCCCAAGGGGGTGCTCCTCTTCGGACCCCCCGGGACGGGGAAGACCCTTCTGGCCCGGGCGGTGGCGGGAGAGGCGGGGGTGCCCTTCTTCCGGGCGGCGGGGAGCGATTTCGTGGAGATGTACGTGGGGGTGGGGGCCAGCCGGGTTCGGGAGATCTTCCAGCGGGCCCGCCGCCATGCCCCCTGCATGGTGTTCATCGACGAGATCGACGCCATCGGCCGAGCCCGAGGGGCCTCGGCCACCGGGGGCAACGAGGAGCGGGAGAGCACCCTGAACCAGCTCCTGGTGGAGATGGACGGGTTTTCCCCCAGCGCGGGCATCGTGGTGATGGCCGCCACGAACCGACCGGACGTGTTGGATCCCGCCCTCACCCGGCCCGGGCGTTTCGACCGGCGGGTGATGGTGGACCGGCCCGATGCGGCGGGGCGGGAGGCCATCCTGGGGCTTCATCTGCGGAACAAGCGGACTGCCCCGGACCTGGACCTGGCGGAGTTGGCGACCTTCACCACGGGGTTCACCGGGGCGGACCTGGAGAACGCCTGCAACGAGGCGGCCCTGGTGGCCATGCGTCGGGGGAGGGAGCACATCGGCCGGGAGGAGTTCTCCGAGGCGGTGGAGCGGGTGGTGGCGGGACCGGAGCGCAAAAGCCGTCGCTTGTCCCCGCAGGAAAAGAGGGTGGTGGCCTACCACGAGGTGGGGCACGCCCTGGTGGCCCGGCTGCTTCCCGGAGGGGATCCGGTGAAGAAGGTTTCCATCGTCCCCCGGGGCATGGGGGCCCTGGGCTACACCCTCCAGACCCCGAGGGAGGACCGGTTCCTCTCCTCCCGGGGGGAGCTGCTGAACCGCATCTGCGTCCTCCTGGGGGGGCGTGCGGCGGAGGACCTGTTCTGCGGGGACGTCACCACGGGGGCCCAGAACGACCTGAAGCGGGCCAACGGCATCGCCCGGCGCATGGTGACGGAGTTCGGCATGGGGGAGAAGCTGGGGCTGCTCACCCTGGCGGGGGCGGACGAAGGCCCCTTGCGCTTCGACCAGCCCGGGCCCGGTTCCGCAGGTCCGGTGGCGCAGCTGGCGGACTCGGAGGTCCGGGACATCGTGGAGACCTGTTACGGCCGGGTGACGGAGCTGCTCTCCCGGCACCGGGAGGCGGTGGAGCGGCTGACGGGGGAGCTGCTGAACCGGGAGGTGATCCTGGGGGAGGACGTGGACCGGGTCCTGGCGGTGGAGGGATAG
- the cbiB gene encoding adenosylcobinamide-phosphate synthase CbiB translates to MLVPALVTALVLDFLLGDPQWKGHPVRLVGVLAEKLEPLCRSLPVSASSQGGVFVFLVLLCTLAPVALAMEVAGALPLGWLLAGGVLYFALGGTSLAREVASVETHLRAGDLEGAKEHLGFLVSREVDPMTEEDASAAALETLSENFGDAACATLLYAALGGPVLAWLHRTVNTLDAMVGYRNPKYAEFGRAAAKLDDLLNLLPARAAALALAAASPLVGGSFLPVWEGTRKDAPRDESPNSGWPMAALAYALGVTLGGRSRYFGLWEENPLMGDGPRPVPEDLQRGLTLYWGAYAGASFAALGLGALMSL, encoded by the coding sequence ATGCTCGTACCCGCCCTGGTGACCGCGTTGGTGCTGGATTTTCTTTTGGGAGACCCGCAGTGGAAGGGCCACCCGGTGCGGTTGGTGGGAGTGCTGGCGGAGAAACTGGAGCCCCTTTGTCGAAGTCTGCCCGTGTCCGCTTCCTCCCAGGGAGGGGTGTTCGTCTTTCTGGTGCTGCTCTGCACCCTGGCCCCGGTGGCCCTGGCGATGGAAGTGGCGGGGGCCCTGCCCCTGGGGTGGCTCCTCGCCGGAGGGGTGCTCTACTTCGCCCTGGGGGGCACCAGCCTGGCCCGGGAGGTGGCCTCCGTGGAGACGCACCTTCGCGCCGGGGACCTGGAGGGGGCCAAGGAGCACCTGGGCTTTTTGGTGAGCCGGGAGGTGGACCCCATGACGGAGGAGGACGCCTCCGCGGCGGCTCTGGAGACCCTTTCGGAGAACTTCGGGGACGCGGCCTGCGCCACCCTGCTCTACGCCGCCCTGGGGGGTCCGGTGCTGGCGTGGCTGCATCGGACGGTGAACACCCTGGACGCCATGGTGGGGTACCGCAACCCCAAGTACGCGGAGTTCGGCCGAGCGGCGGCCAAGCTGGACGACCTGCTGAACCTCCTGCCCGCCCGGGCGGCGGCCCTGGCGCTGGCGGCGGCCTCTCCCCTGGTGGGAGGCTCCTTCCTCCCCGTTTGGGAGGGGACCCGGAAGGACGCGCCCCGGGACGAAAGCCCCAACTCCGGCTGGCCCATGGCCGCCCTGGCCTACGCACTGGGGGTGACCTTGGGAGGACGAAGCCGCTATTTCGGCCTCTGGGAGGAGAACCCCCTCATGGGGGACGGCCCTCGTCCCGTCCCGGAGGACCTGCAACGGGGCCTGACCCTCTACTGGGGGGCCTATGCGGGGGCGTCCTTCGCCGCCCTGGGCCTGGGGGCGCTGATGTCCCTGTGA
- a CDS encoding ornithine cyclodeaminase family protein, translating into MEVLWLSRGDVASLGVTMVEAMAEVERGFRLKGQGKVEMPAKIGVHTRPDCFLHAMPCFVSGEVDVSGLKWVGGYPPNQAKGLPYITGIYCLNDCETGFPLSVMDASWLTALRTGAATGVCARHLAAPGAEVAGMVGLGVQARTSLLALREALPNLRRVQVYDLFPSQTGRFVADQEPLLPGVELVPCLEAEAAVREADVTVTCVPIVTDPKRFIPAAWLKPDALAISVDYDAAYCEDVMAGLFVCDDREQYLWTQEHGVYFRGYPGAEGIYGDMGDLCAGKTPPAREGRRGAVLMGIALDDALVGSLLYRRARERGVGKTLEL; encoded by the coding sequence ATGGAGGTGTTGTGGCTGTCCCGGGGAGACGTGGCGTCTCTGGGGGTCACCATGGTGGAGGCCATGGCGGAGGTGGAGCGGGGGTTCCGGCTGAAAGGGCAGGGGAAGGTGGAGATGCCCGCCAAGATCGGGGTGCACACCCGCCCCGACTGCTTTCTCCATGCCATGCCCTGCTTCGTTTCCGGGGAGGTGGACGTCTCGGGGCTGAAGTGGGTGGGAGGCTATCCTCCGAACCAGGCCAAGGGGCTACCCTACATTACCGGAATCTACTGCCTGAACGACTGCGAGACGGGGTTTCCCCTGTCGGTGATGGATGCCTCCTGGCTCACGGCGCTGCGGACGGGGGCTGCCACGGGGGTGTGTGCCCGACATCTGGCCGCCCCGGGGGCGGAGGTGGCGGGGATGGTGGGGCTGGGGGTGCAGGCCCGAACCAGCCTGCTTGCCCTGCGGGAGGCCCTGCCGAACCTGCGTCGGGTGCAGGTCTACGATCTGTTTCCTTCCCAGACGGGCCGCTTCGTGGCGGACCAGGAGCCGCTGCTTCCGGGGGTGGAACTGGTGCCCTGTCTGGAGGCGGAAGCGGCGGTGCGGGAGGCGGACGTGACGGTGACCTGCGTGCCCATCGTGACGGATCCCAAACGCTTCATCCCTGCCGCTTGGCTGAAACCCGATGCTCTGGCCATTTCGGTGGATTACGACGCGGCCTATTGCGAAGACGTCATGGCGGGGCTCTTCGTCTGCGATGATCGGGAGCAGTACCTGTGGACCCAGGAACACGGGGTCTACTTCCGGGGATACCCCGGGGCGGAGGGGATCTACGGAGACATGGGGGATCTCTGCGCGGGGAAGACCCCTCCGGCGCGGGAGGGGCGTCGGGGGGCGGTGCTGATGGGTATCGCCCTGGACGATGCCCTGGTGGGAAGCCTTCTCTACCGCCGCGCCCGGGAGCGGGGTGTGGGGAAGACCCTGGAACTCTAG
- the trpC gene encoding indole-3-glycerol phosphate synthase TrpC, whose translation MILPQILEAKAREVAEACAPRASLEEALRKPGLGVIGEIKRASPSRGAFAPHADPAAQLHLYEEGGAAAVSVVTDRTFFHGDPETLQALRPRTSLPLLRKDFLIHPLQVYESRLLGADAVLLLACALEQRALRELLDLARSLGMEALVEVHDEEELRRVLDTSARVLGVNNRDLRDFSVDLTTTRRLVEALDRLGGKDRVLVSESGVRSPEDAEKLARWGADGILVGEALMTDPDPTELLRRLRAAGGTP comes from the coding sequence ATGATCCTCCCGCAGATCCTGGAGGCCAAGGCCCGGGAGGTGGCGGAAGCCTGCGCCCCCCGGGCCTCCCTGGAGGAGGCGCTGCGCAAACCCGGCCTGGGGGTGATCGGGGAGATCAAACGGGCCTCCCCCAGCCGGGGAGCCTTCGCCCCCCATGCGGACCCGGCGGCCCAGTTGCACCTCTACGAGGAAGGAGGAGCGGCGGCGGTGTCGGTGGTGACGGACCGAACCTTCTTCCACGGGGATCCGGAGACCCTGCAGGCCCTGCGCCCCCGGACTTCCCTGCCCCTGCTGCGGAAGGACTTCCTGATCCACCCCCTCCAGGTGTACGAAAGCCGCCTCCTGGGGGCCGATGCGGTGCTCCTCCTGGCCTGCGCCCTGGAGCAGCGGGCCCTGAGGGAACTTCTGGACCTGGCCCGTTCCCTGGGGATGGAGGCCCTGGTGGAGGTACACGACGAGGAGGAGCTGCGCCGGGTCCTGGACACCTCCGCCCGCGTCCTGGGGGTGAACAACCGGGACCTGCGGGATTTTTCCGTGGACCTGACCACCACCCGCCGCCTGGTGGAGGCCCTGGACCGGCTGGGGGGAAAAGATCGGGTCCTGGTGTCGGAAAGCGGGGTGCGCTCCCCCGAGGACGCGGAGAAGCTGGCCCGGTGGGGGGCCGACGGGATCCTGGTGGGGGAAGCCCTCATGACCGATCCGGACCCGACGGAGCTGCTGCGGCGCCTCCGCGCCGCCGGGGGCACCCCGTGA
- the trpB gene encoding tryptophan synthase subunit beta: MTHRPGRFGPYGGRYVAETLIPALEELEQAYGRLREDPSFQEELADLLHRYSGRPTPLTPAPRLSEALGGPRILLKREDLNHTGSHKINNALGQVLLAARMGKRRVLAETGAGQHGVAAATAAARFGLECRVYMGAEDMARQSLNVDRMRLLGAEVVPVTSGAGTLKDATSEAIRAWSAQVEDTHFVLGSVVGPRPYPALVRDFQRVIGDETRRQCLETEGRLPDLAVACVGGGSNSMGMFAPFLEDRDVRLVGVEAAGEGLETGRHAATLSLGTPGVLHGSFAYLLQDEDGQVKEAHSISAGLDYPGVGPQHSFLKDTGRVEYRSATDREALEALSLLCRTEGILPALESAHALAGAAQLAPSLRREDLLVVCLSGRGDKDLPTVLGQGKEEAR; encoded by the coding sequence GTGACGCACCGACCGGGCCGTTTCGGCCCCTACGGCGGACGCTACGTGGCGGAGACCCTGATCCCCGCCCTGGAGGAACTGGAGCAGGCCTACGGACGCCTTCGGGAGGATCCCTCCTTCCAGGAGGAGCTGGCGGACCTGCTGCACCGATACAGCGGGCGCCCCACGCCCCTGACCCCGGCCCCCCGGCTCTCCGAAGCCCTGGGGGGGCCCCGGATCCTGCTGAAGCGGGAGGACCTGAACCACACGGGGTCCCACAAGATCAACAACGCCCTGGGCCAGGTGCTCCTGGCGGCCCGCATGGGCAAGCGACGGGTCCTGGCGGAGACCGGGGCGGGGCAGCACGGGGTAGCCGCCGCCACCGCCGCCGCCCGCTTCGGCCTGGAGTGCCGGGTCTACATGGGGGCGGAGGACATGGCCCGCCAGTCCCTCAACGTGGACCGCATGCGCCTGCTGGGAGCAGAGGTGGTGCCCGTCACCTCCGGGGCGGGCACCCTGAAGGACGCCACCAGCGAGGCCATCCGGGCCTGGAGCGCCCAGGTGGAGGACACCCACTTCGTCCTGGGTTCCGTGGTGGGCCCCCGCCCCTACCCCGCCCTGGTGCGGGACTTCCAGCGGGTCATCGGGGACGAGACCCGGCGCCAGTGCCTCGAGACGGAGGGACGCCTGCCGGACCTGGCGGTGGCCTGCGTGGGGGGCGGCAGCAACTCCATGGGGATGTTCGCCCCCTTCCTGGAGGATCGGGATGTCCGGCTGGTGGGGGTGGAGGCGGCGGGAGAAGGCCTGGAAACGGGGCGACACGCCGCCACCCTGAGCCTGGGAACCCCCGGGGTGCTCCACGGGAGCTTCGCCTACCTGCTTCAGGATGAGGACGGGCAGGTGAAGGAGGCTCATTCCATCTCCGCCGGGCTGGACTACCCCGGCGTGGGACCGCAGCACTCCTTCCTGAAGGACACGGGACGGGTGGAATACCGAAGCGCCACGGACCGGGAAGCCCTGGAGGCCCTCTCCCTCCTCTGCCGCACCGAAGGCATCCTCCCCGCCCTGGAGAGCGCCCACGCCCTGGCGGGGGCGGCGCAGCTGGCCCCCTCCCTGAGGCGGGAGGACCTGCTGGTGGTGTGTCTCTCCGGTCGGGGGGACAAGGACCTGCCCACGGTGCTGGGACAGGGAAAGGAGGAAGCACGATGA
- a CDS encoding DUF2087 domain-containing protein codes for MHVATEAFERASVEELAKGVLFDGQRRCWVCLVCGRSFAEGEVFPREGRFWEAGAAARLHVREEHGPLGRWLVDLEREWGGLSEAQGKVVEGFLEGLDDGALAARLSLSRSTVRNHRFRLKERARQAKAFLALMWVLEEGRAEGDRFVEYPAHSREVDERYAVTEEEYARILRKYLGEDGALVRFPLKAKERVALLRHLVQGLEPGRRYAERELNEILSAFHADYVLLRRCLIDYGFLDRTRDGSAYWVRL; via the coding sequence ATGCACGTGGCGACGGAGGCCTTTGAGCGGGCTTCGGTGGAGGAACTGGCAAAAGGGGTTCTCTTTGACGGGCAGAGGCGGTGTTGGGTGTGTCTGGTCTGCGGGCGATCCTTCGCCGAAGGGGAGGTCTTTCCCCGAGAAGGGCGGTTCTGGGAGGCCGGTGCGGCGGCACGGCTTCACGTCCGGGAGGAGCACGGCCCGTTGGGGCGGTGGTTGGTGGATCTGGAGCGGGAGTGGGGAGGGCTTTCGGAGGCCCAGGGGAAGGTGGTGGAGGGGTTTCTGGAAGGGTTGGACGACGGGGCCCTGGCGGCGCGCCTCTCCCTGAGCCGTTCCACCGTGCGGAACCATCGGTTTCGGTTGAAGGAGCGGGCCCGGCAGGCCAAGGCGTTTCTGGCGCTGATGTGGGTGCTGGAGGAGGGGCGTGCGGAGGGAGATCGGTTCGTGGAGTACCCTGCCCACTCCCGGGAGGTGGACGAGCGCTACGCCGTGACGGAGGAGGAGTACGCCCGGATCCTGCGCAAGTACCTGGGGGAGGACGGGGCGCTGGTCCGGTTTCCCCTGAAGGCGAAGGAGCGGGTGGCCCTGCTGCGTCACCTGGTGCAGGGGCTGGAGCCGGGGCGACGCTACGCCGAGCGGGAGCTGAACGAGATCCTGTCGGCCTTTCACGCGGACTACGTCCTGCTGCGGCGCTGCCTCATCGACTACGGCTTCCTGGATCGGACCCGGGACGGCTCCGCCTACTGGGTGCGTCTGTAG